The Desulfovibrio sp. UIB00 genome has a window encoding:
- a CDS encoding chemotaxis protein CheW codes for MDLSQKKQEDELLQLVTFSIGEEEFGVNILKVQEIIRTMEITKVPRAPEFVEGVINLRGKVIPIIDLRRRFGLAPKGHDKNTRIIVIEINNIIVGFVVDAVSEVLRIPASTVEPPPPVVAGVDSDYISGVGKLQDRLLIMLDLDKLLSGDDMELLTSI; via the coding sequence ATGGATCTGAGTCAAAAAAAACAGGAAGACGAACTTCTGCAACTGGTGACGTTCAGCATCGGTGAAGAAGAGTTCGGGGTGAACATCCTGAAAGTTCAGGAGATCATCCGCACCATGGAAATCACCAAGGTGCCCCGTGCTCCAGAATTTGTGGAAGGCGTCATCAATCTGCGCGGCAAGGTGATCCCCATCATTGACCTGCGTCGGCGTTTTGGTCTTGCCCCCAAGGGGCATGACAAAAACACGCGGATTATTGTCATTGAAATCAACAACATCATCGTGGGCTTTGTTGTCGATGCCGTCTCCGAGGTATTGCGCATACCCGCAAGCACGGTGGAACCGCCGCCGCCTGTTGTTGCCGGGGTGGACTCGGACTACATCAGCGGCGTGGGCAAGTTGCAGGATCGTCTGCTTATCATGCTTGACCTTGATAAGCTGCTTTCTGGCGACGACATGGAGTTGCTGACCTCCATCTAG
- a CDS encoding TIGR03960 family B12-binding radical SAM protein — translation MRPLLPLLPKPSRYAGIEDNACRKNPEDVRLRVALAFPDTYDVGMSYLGQKILYNIVNSEPRWWAERVMAPEKEAADILRTHNTPLATLESDTPLGSMHCLSFSITHELCYTNVLYMLDLAGIPLRTADRPQSLTQCPLVIAGGGALLSAEPLTPFVDIMVLGDGEESLPDVLRMLEKALDQGWTRDEMLLQSRTIPGVYVPSLFQQEFDATGAPVFPLKPLRDDYQRPTRRIVADLNNAAYPTRQVVPVGAVHNRLSLEIARGCTRGCRFCHAGMVYRPVRERSLDNINELLSKCLNETGFDEISFLSLSTGDFSALKTLSFGVLDRCAREQISLSLPSLRVGSIDDEIIERMADLRRTGVTLAPEAGSQRLRDVINKGVTEEGLLLHAQKLVEHGWRLVKLYFMIGLPTETDEDLSAIADICRKVRDAAGRGNPRLQVTAALSPFVPKPFTPFQWVPQIGQDEIQRRVNLVRTQFKGQKFLKLRWHEPAMSHLEGVLSRADRRMADVVEKAYRKGAVFTSWMEHFSLPPWLEALEECGISAQECTGPREPGAALPWSHLEAGISEEFLLRERERALTEKITDDCRYGACRQCGACDTKAGPSRMQHASAPADSDEPGQPLHRNRLILPQRDQMAHAPTLDEEGRLVCRPQTSRPPKITAELTVKAAQYRLWHSKAGGSAYLSQLELQAVLDRALRRAAMPLAFSQGFHPMPLLSFGRALPVGVESQAEWFALTLHKNLPPEEVAARLAPLLPPGMNVLRVEPVEKSRRTEQAVAEAFTLRMPTQEETADAASCFAEFAKLPERMFTRDTKKGPRTADIRLMLRDWSTETNAAGQVEAVTFVADWSNGYLSPLVFCMAVLETLGTPEILRQRIGLLKTAQIFADGQSYPE, via the coding sequence ATGCGCCCACTGCTGCCCCTATTGCCCAAACCCAGCCGCTATGCGGGCATTGAGGACAACGCCTGCCGTAAGAACCCCGAAGACGTACGCCTGCGCGTGGCCCTGGCCTTTCCCGATACCTATGATGTGGGCATGTCCTACCTTGGGCAAAAAATTCTTTACAATATCGTCAACAGCGAACCCCGCTGGTGGGCAGAACGCGTCATGGCTCCTGAAAAGGAAGCCGCAGATATCTTGCGCACCCACAATACGCCTCTTGCCACGCTGGAATCAGACACGCCCCTAGGCAGCATGCACTGCCTGAGCTTTTCCATCACGCACGAGCTCTGCTATACAAATGTGCTCTACATGCTTGATCTGGCGGGCATTCCACTACGCACGGCAGACAGGCCGCAGAGCCTCACCCAATGCCCCCTGGTTATTGCTGGCGGCGGCGCGCTGCTGAGCGCGGAACCGCTGACCCCCTTTGTGGATATCATGGTGCTCGGCGATGGCGAAGAAAGCCTGCCGGACGTGCTGCGCATGCTCGAAAAAGCTCTGGATCAGGGCTGGACGCGCGATGAAATGCTGCTGCAATCGCGCACCATTCCCGGCGTATACGTGCCGTCCCTTTTCCAGCAGGAATTTGACGCCACAGGCGCGCCCGTGTTCCCGCTCAAGCCCCTGCGCGATGACTATCAGCGTCCCACGAGGCGCATTGTGGCCGATCTCAACAATGCGGCCTACCCCACGCGGCAGGTTGTGCCTGTGGGCGCGGTGCACAATCGCCTTTCGCTCGAAATTGCGCGCGGCTGCACACGCGGCTGCCGTTTTTGCCATGCGGGCATGGTTTACCGCCCTGTGCGCGAGCGCTCGCTCGACAATATCAATGAACTCCTGAGCAAATGCCTGAACGAAACGGGCTTTGACGAAATTTCCTTCCTTTCTTTGAGTACGGGCGATTTTTCCGCATTGAAGACCCTGAGCTTCGGCGTGCTTGACCGCTGCGCCCGCGAGCAGATCAGCCTTTCCCTGCCCTCGCTGCGCGTTGGCTCCATTGATGACGAAATCATTGAGCGCATGGCCGATCTGCGCCGCACTGGCGTGACGCTGGCCCCCGAGGCTGGCAGCCAGCGCCTGCGCGATGTCATCAACAAGGGCGTTACCGAAGAAGGCCTGCTGCTGCACGCGCAGAAGCTGGTCGAACACGGCTGGCGGCTTGTGAAGCTCTATTTCATGATCGGCCTGCCCACAGAAACGGATGAAGATCTGTCGGCCATTGCGGATATCTGCCGCAAGGTGCGCGATGCCGCCGGTCGCGGCAATCCCCGCTTACAGGTGACAGCCGCCCTCTCGCCCTTTGTGCCCAAACCATTCACGCCCTTCCAGTGGGTGCCGCAGATCGGGCAGGATGAAATCCAGCGCCGCGTCAATCTGGTGCGGACGCAGTTCAAGGGGCAGAAGTTCCTCAAGCTGCGCTGGCACGAACCCGCCATGAGCCACCTAGAGGGAGTTTTGTCGCGCGCAGACCGCCGTATGGCCGACGTGGTGGAAAAGGCCTACCGCAAGGGTGCGGTCTTCACGAGCTGGATGGAACATTTTTCTCTGCCGCCCTGGCTTGAAGCCCTTGAAGAATGCGGCATCAGCGCGCAGGAATGCACCGGCCCGCGCGAACCCGGCGCGGCCCTGCCATGGAGCCACCTTGAAGCTGGCATTTCCGAGGAATTTCTGTTGCGTGAACGTGAACGCGCCCTGACGGAAAAAATTACCGACGACTGCCGCTACGGCGCGTGCCGCCAGTGCGGCGCCTGCGACACCAAGGCTGGCCCCTCACGCATGCAACACGCATCCGCCCCGGCAGACTCGGACGAACCAGGCCAGCCCCTGCACCGCAACAGGCTTATTTTGCCGCAGCGCGACCAGATGGCCCACGCGCCCACCCTGGACGAGGAAGGCCGCCTTGTATGTCGTCCGCAAACCAGCCGCCCGCCCAAGATCACGGCGGAGCTGACCGTCAAGGCGGCCCAGTACCGCCTGTGGCACAGCAAGGCCGGGGGTAGCGCATATTTGAGCCAGCTTGAATTGCAGGCCGTGCTTGACCGCGCTCTGCGCAGGGCTGCCATGCCTCTGGCATTTTCGCAGGGTTTCCACCCCATGCCCTTGCTCTCCTTTGGCCGTGCGCTGCCTGTGGGCGTGGAAAGCCAGGCGGAGTGGTTTGCCCTTACACTTCACAAAAATTTGCCGCCGGAAGAAGTTGCCGCGCGCCTGGCCCCCCTGCTGCCCCCCGGCATGAACGTTCTGCGGGTGGAACCTGTGGAAAAAAGCCGCCGCACAGAACAGGCCGTTGCCGAGGCCTTTACCCTGCGCATGCCCACTCAGGAAGAAACAGCAGATGCGGCCAGCTGTTTTGCCGAATTTGCAAAGCTGCCCGAGCGCATGTTTACCCGCGATACCAAGAAAGGCCCGCGCACAGCAGATATCCGACTGATGTTGCGCGACTGGTCTACAGAGACCAATGCAGCGGGTCAGGTGGAGGCCGTGACATTTGTGGCAGACTGGAGTAACGGTTACTTGTCTCCTCTGGTTTTCTGCATGGCAGTGCTTGAAACCCTGGGAACACCCGAAATTCTGCGCCAGCGCATAGGCTTGCTTAAAACAGCGCAGATATTTGCGGATGGTCAATCCTATCCAGAGTAA
- a CDS encoding amino acid ABC transporter ATP-binding protein yields the protein MIILENVSKWYGDFNVLSHCSTRIHKGEVVVVCGPSGSGKSTLIKTVNGLEPVQSGKIFVNNTEVTSKKTNLAQLRSHVGMVFQHFELFPHLNIIHNLVLAQEKVLKRNREESMEKAHMLLKRVGLEQQTEKYPSQLSGGQQQRVAIARALCMDPVAMLFDEPTSALDPEMINEVLDVMVELAYEGMTMMVVTHEMGFARKVANRVLFMESGQILEDSPKDKFFDNPATQRAKDFLANIIPH from the coding sequence ATGATCATTCTGGAAAACGTATCCAAGTGGTACGGTGACTTCAATGTGCTGAGCCACTGTAGCACGCGCATACACAAGGGCGAGGTTGTTGTGGTATGCGGGCCTTCCGGTTCGGGAAAATCCACACTGATCAAAACCGTGAACGGCCTTGAACCCGTGCAGTCTGGCAAGATTTTTGTAAACAACACAGAAGTAACCAGCAAAAAGACCAACCTGGCCCAGCTCCGCAGCCACGTTGGCATGGTTTTTCAGCATTTTGAGCTTTTTCCGCACCTGAACATCATCCATAACCTTGTTCTGGCTCAGGAAAAGGTGCTCAAGCGCAACCGCGAAGAATCCATGGAAAAGGCCCACATGCTGCTCAAGCGGGTCGGTCTTGAACAGCAAACGGAAAAGTATCCTTCACAGCTCTCCGGCGGGCAGCAGCAGCGCGTTGCCATTGCCCGCGCCCTGTGCATGGATCCCGTGGCCATGCTTTTTGACGAGCCAACCTCCGCACTTGACCCCGAGATGATTAACGAAGTGCTGGATGTCATGGTTGAACTGGCCTACGAAGGCATGACCATGATGGTCGTTACCCATGAAATGGGCTTTGCCCGCAAGGTCGCTAACCGGGTTCTCTTTATGGAAAGCGGCCAGATTCTCGAAGACTCCCCCAAGGACAAATTCTTCGACAATCCAGCAACCCAGCGCGCCAAGGACTTTTTGGCCAACATCATTCCGCACTAA
- a CDS encoding flagellin: MSLVINHNMMADNTARNLNAHYSALGKSMQRLSSGLRVNSAADDAAGLAIRELQRADITTLHQGARNANDAISMIQTADGALGIIDEKLTRMKELAEQAATGTYDSTQRLMIESEYQAMASEITRIANATDFNGIHLLNGTLSSDTHDGSGMTSSGKLKVHFGTGNDSAEDYYYITIGSTTASSLGIGNQAIDNATNALRAGGTVSTQQAAQQSLEAITKAIVSKDKIRAHLGAVQNRLENTITNLNTQAENLQAAESRISDVDVATEMTSFVRNQILTQSAVAMLSQANSLPQMAMKLIGG, translated from the coding sequence ATGTCTTTGGTCATTAACCATAATATGATGGCCGACAACACGGCCAGAAATTTAAACGCGCATTACTCGGCACTGGGAAAATCCATGCAGCGCTTGTCGTCTGGTCTTCGCGTCAACAGCGCCGCTGATGATGCCGCAGGACTGGCAATTCGAGAACTGCAACGCGCCGACATAACCACCCTGCATCAGGGTGCGCGTAACGCGAATGACGCTATCTCCATGATCCAGACCGCCGACGGCGCGCTTGGCATCATCGACGAAAAGCTCACGCGCATGAAGGAACTGGCGGAACAGGCTGCCACCGGCACCTATGATTCCACGCAGCGCCTGATGATCGAGTCCGAGTACCAGGCAATGGCTTCGGAAATTACCCGTATCGCCAACGCCACCGATTTCAACGGCATCCACCTGTTGAACGGCACGTTGTCCTCTGACACGCACGATGGCAGCGGCATGACGTCTTCAGGCAAGCTGAAGGTTCACTTTGGCACCGGCAACGATTCCGCAGAAGACTATTACTATATCACCATCGGCAGCACCACCGCGTCTTCCCTTGGTATTGGCAACCAAGCCATCGACAACGCTACCAACGCCTTGCGCGCGGGCGGCACAGTTTCCACGCAGCAGGCCGCGCAGCAGTCGCTTGAGGCCATCACGAAGGCCATTGTGTCCAAGGATAAAATCCGCGCGCACCTTGGCGCGGTGCAGAACCGTCTGGAAAATACGATTACCAACCTGAATACCCAGGCTGAAAATCTCCAGGCTGCTGAATCCCGTATTTCCGACGTGGACGTTGCGACAGAAATGACGTCCTTTGTCCGCAACCAGATTCTCACCCAGTCTGCGGTGGCCATGTTGTCGCAGGCCAACTCCTTGCCGCAGATGGCCATGAAGCTTATCGGCGGTTAG
- the rnc gene encoding ribonuclease III has protein sequence MQNFDAPINTDPAAAAKVLEPVLGYVFTKPALLDLALTHSSWANECGTGQNHNERLEFLGDAVLELCVSAQLFRRFPDAREGELTKMRAHLVSTVSLAERARKIGLVTLLKLGRGEESQGGRNRDGVLSDALEAVLAAVYEDGGFAAAQNVVARLFADRWPTAASKTMPKDYKTRLQEASQQRFGEAPLYTRMGSQGPEHAKIFEIALRLPDGTEFAATGSSCKKAEQNAAQQALAVLESTAIPKKN, from the coding sequence ATGCAGAATTTTGACGCACCCATCAATACAGACCCCGCAGCAGCGGCCAAAGTGCTGGAACCAGTGCTCGGGTATGTCTTTACAAAGCCCGCGCTGCTGGATCTTGCCCTGACGCACAGCTCGTGGGCCAATGAATGCGGCACAGGGCAAAACCATAACGAACGCCTTGAATTTTTAGGCGATGCCGTGCTTGAACTGTGCGTCTCTGCCCAGTTGTTCAGGCGGTTTCCTGACGCACGCGAAGGCGAGTTGACCAAGATGCGGGCGCATCTGGTGAGCACCGTAAGCCTTGCGGAGCGGGCACGAAAGATTGGGCTTGTTACCTTGCTGAAACTGGGACGGGGAGAAGAAAGTCAGGGGGGCCGCAATCGCGATGGCGTGTTGAGCGATGCGCTGGAGGCAGTGCTCGCCGCCGTGTATGAGGACGGCGGTTTTGCTGCAGCCCAGAACGTGGTAGCGCGGCTTTTTGCCGACCGCTGGCCCACGGCTGCAAGCAAGACCATGCCCAAGGATTATAAGACCAGGCTTCAGGAAGCTTCGCAACAGCGCTTTGGCGAAGCGCCGCTCTATACCCGCATGGGCAGCCAGGGGCCGGAGCATGCCAAAATTTTTGAGATAGCCTTGCGGTTGCCGGATGGAACCGAATTTGCCGCCACTGGCAGCAGCTGCAAAAAGGCGGAACAAAATGCCGCCCAGCAGGCGCTTGCCGTTCTTGAATCTACTGCAATACCAAAAAAGAACTGA
- a CDS encoding ABC transporter permease subunit (The N-terminal region of this protein, as described by TIGR01726, is a three transmembrane segment that identifies a subfamily of ABC transporter permease subunits, which specificities that include histidine, arginine, glutamine, glutamate, L-cystine (sic), the opines (in Agrobacterium) octopine and nopaline, etc.) has product MFSIDWSIIQQSLPLLAQGAMVTLKITITAIAFGMVLGTLLAVARISVYAPMRWLSAAYVNCFRSIPLVMVLLWFYLIVPQFLTSFFNLSPQTDIRLVSAIVAFTAFEAAYYAEIIRAGMRSVSSGQYAASLALGMTKSQTITYVILPQAFRVMTPLLLTQGMILFQDTALVYIIGLADFFRTASNIGKTTGYEIDMVLIAGSGYFVVCLCVSATVTMVKKRLNQ; this is encoded by the coding sequence ATGTTTAGCATAGACTGGAGCATCATCCAGCAGAGCCTCCCCCTGCTTGCGCAGGGGGCAATGGTAACGCTCAAGATCACCATCACGGCCATTGCCTTTGGCATGGTGCTAGGCACGTTGCTGGCAGTGGCGCGCATTTCTGTTTACGCGCCCATGCGCTGGCTCTCTGCCGCCTACGTGAACTGCTTCCGCTCCATCCCCCTTGTGATGGTGCTGTTGTGGTTCTACCTTATTGTGCCGCAGTTTTTGACTTCATTTTTCAATCTTTCGCCGCAAACAGACATCCGGCTTGTTTCCGCCATAGTGGCCTTTACCGCATTTGAGGCGGCCTACTATGCAGAAATTATCCGCGCGGGCATGCGCAGTGTTTCCAGCGGCCAGTATGCGGCATCCCTTGCGCTTGGCATGACCAAGTCGCAAACCATTACCTATGTCATCCTGCCGCAGGCATTCCGCGTTATGACGCCCCTGCTGCTGACTCAGGGCATGATTCTTTTTCAGGATACCGCCCTGGTGTACATCATCGGCCTTGCCGACTTTTTCCGCACCGCTTCCAACATTGGCAAAACAACAGGCTATGAAATTGATATGGTACTGATTGCAGGATCCGGCTACTTTGTGGTCTGCCTCTGTGTGTCAGCCACCGTAACCATGGTAAAAAAGAGACTCAATCAATGA
- a CDS encoding cytochrome c biogenesis protein CcdA, translated as MKYDKLAVASAMPLAPVWRALCAGLVVLCTAVFMSFGARAEDLQPRLETARDGQNLIAALHIVIPAEFHAYGHEPGEAGRPTTVAFSVAGGRALPVYYPDGAVQRDYYDPAATVNVYEGNVTFYIPLPADAAGKPFVADLSMLLCSSRKCMPVNEQVSGVVARESAPLSGMPWRVQWQELQRRAPAVPPATPAEEDGNDDAAGDAWARESAQATTSGWAEEGMEKLPPPDGFDVRLSPRFLDDSMEISGLGKALLFGILAGLLLNAMPCVLPVLTFKVSGLLMVGGRDAAGLKRFRQHNLCFAAGVMTLFSALALVLGLADLMWGQLYQNQAVLMVMLLVVFLMGLSTLGVFSLPVIDLKTGANSKNPCLQAYFTGLVSTFLATPCSGPLLGGVLGWAFTQPLIIVVVVFWAVGLGMALPYILFCIWPDLARILPKPGAWMHVFERIVGFMLMGTALYLLSVLPVERHMQVLTVLLVLSLCAWLWGQYCGITAPPLRRKIMGVLGVGLLVASVFWVLRPVAPLPQWRQFTPEAFEANLGKKPMLLEFTANWCPNCKFMEATVLTDERMRKLQARYGMELVRVDLTNANAYAVRLLDALGSKSIPLTAIFPAGDEAGQPLVLRDVYSARTLEQALNETYEK; from the coding sequence TTGAAATATGACAAACTGGCCGTAGCTTCCGCCATGCCGCTTGCCCCGGTCTGGAGAGCACTGTGTGCAGGCCTCGTAGTGCTGTGCACCGCTGTTTTTATGAGTTTTGGGGCGCGGGCCGAGGATCTGCAACCAAGGCTTGAAACTGCCCGCGACGGGCAAAACCTGATTGCTGCGCTGCATATTGTTATTCCTGCGGAATTTCACGCCTACGGGCACGAACCGGGCGAGGCGGGCAGACCCACCACTGTGGCTTTTTCTGTAGCAGGGGGGCGGGCTTTGCCAGTCTATTACCCTGATGGAGCAGTTCAGCGCGATTATTACGATCCAGCGGCCACTGTGAACGTGTACGAAGGCAACGTGACCTTTTACATCCCCTTGCCGGCAGATGCTGCGGGAAAGCCCTTTGTGGCTGATTTGAGCATGCTTTTGTGCTCCAGCCGTAAGTGCATGCCCGTCAATGAACAAGTGTCGGGCGTGGTTGCGCGCGAATCCGCGCCCCTCAGCGGCATGCCCTGGCGCGTACAGTGGCAGGAATTGCAGCGTCGCGCGCCTGCGGTGCCGCCAGCAACCCCGGCGGAGGAGGACGGCAACGATGATGCGGCGGGCGATGCGTGGGCCAGGGAGTCCGCGCAGGCCACCACCAGTGGATGGGCAGAGGAAGGCATGGAAAAACTGCCGCCGCCGGATGGTTTTGACGTGCGCCTTTCGCCGCGTTTTCTTGATGATTCCATGGAAATTTCCGGCTTGGGCAAGGCCCTGCTGTTTGGCATACTCGCAGGCCTGCTGCTCAACGCCATGCCCTGCGTGCTGCCGGTACTTACCTTCAAGGTCAGCGGGCTGCTCATGGTTGGCGGGCGTGATGCCGCCGGGCTCAAGCGCTTTCGGCAGCACAACCTCTGCTTTGCAGCTGGGGTCATGACGCTGTTCAGCGCGCTGGCCCTTGTGCTGGGGCTTGCAGACCTCATGTGGGGGCAGCTTTATCAAAATCAGGCTGTGCTCATGGTCATGCTGTTGGTGGTCTTTTTGATGGGATTGTCCACTCTTGGCGTGTTCAGTCTGCCGGTTATTGACCTCAAGACCGGGGCCAACAGCAAAAATCCCTGCTTGCAGGCATATTTTACGGGGCTTGTTTCGACCTTTCTGGCCACGCCTTGCAGCGGCCCACTGCTGGGCGGTGTGCTGGGCTGGGCTTTTACCCAACCGCTCATCATAGTTGTTGTGGTTTTTTGGGCTGTGGGGCTGGGCATGGCCCTGCCGTACATCCTGTTTTGCATCTGGCCCGATCTGGCGCGTATTTTGCCAAAACCCGGAGCATGGATGCACGTATTTGAGCGCATAGTGGGCTTTATGCTCATGGGCACAGCGCTTTACCTGCTTTCTGTGCTGCCTGTTGAGCGGCATATGCAAGTGCTCACCGTGTTACTGGTGCTTTCGCTCTGCGCCTGGCTGTGGGGGCAGTATTGCGGCATAACCGCGCCGCCCCTGAGGCGCAAGATCATGGGCGTGCTGGGCGTGGGCCTGCTTGTGGCGTCTGTGTTCTGGGTGCTGCGCCCGGTTGCGCCCCTGCCCCAATGGCGACAATTCACGCCGGAGGCTTTTGAGGCCAATCTTGGCAAAAAGCCCATGCTGCTTGAGTTTACCGCCAACTGGTGCCCCAACTGTAAATTTATGGAAGCCACAGTGCTGACGGACGAGCGCATGCGCAAACTTCAGGCCCGGTACGGCATGGAACTCGTACGCGTGGACCTGACCAACGCCAATGCCTATGCGGTGCGCCTGCTGGACGCTTTGGGCAGCAAAAGTATTCCGCTCACAGCCATTTTCCCCGCCGGGGATGAGGCCGGGCAGCCGCTTGTGTTGCGCGATGTGTATAGCGCCCGGACACTTGAGCAGGCCCTGAACGAAACTTATGAAAAATAA
- a CDS encoding amino acid ABC transporter permease yields MQANWNWGIFFEQAPFGNVTYFSWLVDGFLTTVALSVCAWILAFLLGSFFGILRTLPNKILSNIGAAYVTIFRNIPLIVQFFIWYLAAPDLLPYKASVWFKAELNPNIQFFIISTCALGFFTGARVCEQVRSGIQALSRGQRYAALALGLTLPQTYRHVLLPNAYRIIIPPLTSEMLNMVKNSAVASTVGLIELTAQANRLLEFSGYAYESFIAVTLAYAFLNFVVMRSMKLLENKMRLPSMSTGGKNV; encoded by the coding sequence ATGCAGGCTAACTGGAACTGGGGCATTTTTTTTGAGCAGGCGCCGTTCGGAAACGTCACCTACTTTAGCTGGCTGGTGGACGGCTTTTTGACGACAGTGGCCCTGTCTGTCTGTGCCTGGATTCTGGCTTTTCTTCTGGGCTCTTTTTTCGGTATTCTCCGCACTCTGCCCAACAAGATTTTGAGCAACATTGGCGCAGCCTATGTGACCATTTTTCGCAACATACCTCTTATCGTTCAGTTTTTCATATGGTACCTTGCAGCACCAGACCTGCTGCCCTACAAAGCAAGTGTATGGTTTAAGGCAGAACTGAACCCCAACATCCAATTTTTTATCATTTCCACCTGCGCGCTGGGTTTCTTTACCGGGGCGCGCGTCTGTGAGCAGGTCAGGTCTGGCATTCAGGCCCTCTCGCGCGGGCAACGCTACGCAGCCCTGGCTCTTGGCCTTACGCTGCCGCAAACCTATCGTCATGTTCTGTTGCCCAATGCCTACCGCATTATCATTCCGCCTTTGACCTCCGAGATGCTCAATATGGTCAAGAACTCCGCAGTTGCCTCAACTGTGGGGCTTATCGAACTGACCGCGCAGGCCAACCGCCTTCTGGAATTTTCCGGCTACGCGTATGAATCGTTCATTGCGGTTACGCTTGCCTACGCCTTCCTGAATTTTGTGGTCATGCGTTCCATGAAACTGCTGGAGAACAAAATGCGTTTGCCCTCCATGAGCACAGGAGGCAAAAATGTTTAG
- a CDS encoding amino acid permease, translating into MKNETPELKRALKNRHVQLIALGGAIGTGLFLGSAGTIQMAGPAVLISYSLGGFIAFMIMRQLGEMMAQEPVAGSFSNLAHKYWGDFPGLLSGWNYWILYVLVGMSELSAVAVYVQYWFPSIQPWQTTAFFFLLITGVNLCHVSLFGEMEFWFASIKIVAIVSMILLGSFLLFSGHAGPDAAVSNLWMHGGFLPHGWEGVFTALAVVAFSFGGLELVGIAAAETDNPRVTIPKAVNQIIYRILIFYIGALLVLLTLHPWSQLGAPVDKSHWAQAMVASPFVQIFDLIGIPFAAHALNFVVLTAALSVYNGCVYCNSRMLFGLALQGNAPKALGTVSARGVPVYALLISSLATLICVIINYAIPGKALGLLMSLVVAALVINWAMISLTHLKFRAAMVRAGELVHFKAPWHPFTNYLCLLVMVMVLVVLVIIGESLAVMLAPIWIAFVWLGYKLKKQSKHLPPSMSK; encoded by the coding sequence ATGAAAAACGAAACACCAGAATTGAAAAGAGCCTTGAAAAACAGGCATGTACAGCTCATTGCCCTGGGCGGAGCCATTGGCACCGGCTTGTTTCTTGGCTCGGCCGGCACCATCCAGATGGCTGGCCCAGCTGTTCTGATCAGCTACTCGCTTGGCGGCTTCATTGCCTTCATGATCATGCGCCAGCTTGGCGAAATGATGGCGCAAGAACCCGTTGCCGGATCTTTCAGCAATCTTGCCCACAAGTACTGGGGTGATTTTCCCGGTCTGCTCTCTGGCTGGAACTACTGGATTCTGTATGTTCTGGTGGGCATGTCCGAGCTGTCGGCTGTTGCCGTATATGTGCAATACTGGTTTCCCAGTATTCAGCCATGGCAGACCACGGCCTTTTTCTTCCTGCTTATCACCGGAGTAAACCTTTGCCATGTGAGCCTTTTTGGCGAAATGGAATTCTGGTTTGCCTCCATCAAGATTGTGGCCATTGTCTCCATGATCCTGCTGGGGTCTTTTTTGCTGTTCAGCGGTCATGCTGGCCCTGATGCGGCGGTGAGCAACCTGTGGATGCACGGCGGCTTTTTGCCCCACGGCTGGGAAGGCGTGTTTACCGCACTGGCGGTCGTGGCCTTTTCGTTCGGCGGGCTTGAGCTCGTGGGCATTGCCGCTGCGGAAACCGACAATCCGCGCGTGACCATCCCCAAGGCTGTGAACCAGATCATCTACCGCATTCTTATTTTTTACATCGGCGCGCTGCTTGTGCTGCTGACCCTGCACCCCTGGAGCCAGCTTGGCGCACCCGTGGACAAGAGCCACTGGGCCCAGGCCATGGTGGCCAGCCCCTTTGTGCAGATTTTTGACCTCATCGGCATTCCTTTTGCCGCGCATGCGCTGAACTTTGTGGTGCTCACTGCGGCCCTTTCCGTCTACAACGGCTGCGTGTACTGCAACAGCCGCATGCTGTTTGGTCTGGCCCTTCAGGGCAACGCCCCCAAGGCATTAGGCACTGTCAGCGCTCGCGGCGTGCCGGTGTACGCCCTGCTTATTTCTTCTCTTGCCACGCTGATCTGCGTCATCATCAACTACGCCATCCCCGGCAAGGCTCTTGGCCTGCTCATGTCGCTTGTTGTGGCCGCTCTGGTCATTAACTGGGCCATGATCAGCCTGACGCACCTCAAGTTCCGCGCTGCCATGGTTCGAGCTGGCGAACTCGTTCATTTCAAGGCGCCTTGGCATCCTTTCACCAACTACCTGTGCCTGCTGGTTATGGTTATGGTGCTTGTTGTCCTCGTGATTATTGGCGAAAGCCTTGCGGTAATGCTTGCCCCCATCTGGATTGCCTTTGTATGGCTGGGCTACAAGCTGAAAAAGCAGAGTAAGCATCTGCCTCCCAGCATGAGCAAATAA